One Lepidochelys kempii isolate rLepKem1 chromosome 12, rLepKem1.hap2, whole genome shotgun sequence genomic region harbors:
- the PSMD7 gene encoding 26S proteasome non-ATPase regulatory subunit 7, translating to MPELAVDRVVVHPLVLLSVVDHFNRIGKVGNQKRVVGVLLGSWQKKILDVSNSFAVPFDEDDKDDSVWFLDHDYLENMYGMFKKVNARERIVGWYHTGPKLHKNDIAINELMKRYCPNSVLVIIDVKPKDLGLPTEAYISVEEVHDDGTPTSKTFEHVTSEIGAEEAEEVGVEHLLRDIKDTTVGTLSQRITNQVHGLKGLNSKLLDIRSYLEKVAMGKLPINHQIIYQLQDVFNLLPDVNLQEFVKAFYLKTNDQMVVVYLASLIRSVVALHNLINNKIANRDAEKKEGQEKEESKKERKDEKEKDKEKSDGKKEEKKEKK from the exons ATGCCGGAGCTGGCCGTGGACCGGGTGGTGGTTCACCCGCTGGTGCTGCTCAGCGTGGTGGATCACTTCAACAG AATAGGAAAAGTTGGGAATCAGAAGCGAGTTGTTGGAGTGTTGCTGGGCTCTTGGCAGAAGAAAATATTAGATGTATCCAACAGTTTTGCAG TCCCTTTCGATGAGGATGATAAAGATGACTCTGTGTGGTTTCTAGACCATGATTATCTGGAGAACATGTATGGAATGTTTAAAAAAGTCAATG CTAGGGAAAGAATTGTTGGATGGTACCACACAGGCCCCAAACTACACAAGAATGACATTGCCATCAATGAACTAATGAAAAGATACTGTCCTAATTCT GTATTGGTAATTATTGATGTAAAGCCAAAGGACCTGGGGCTGCCAACAGAAGCCTATATTTCAGTTGAAGAAGTTCATGAT GATGGAACTCCAACCTCCAAGACTTTTGAACATGTGACCAGTGAAATTGGAGCTGAGGAAGCAGAGGAAGTTGGTGTTGAACACTTGTTACG AGATATTAAAGACACAACAGTGGGCACTCTGTCCCAGCGCATCACAAACCAGGTCCATGGTTTGAAGGGACTGAACTCCAAGCTTCTGGATATCAGGAGCTACCTAGAGAAAGTGGCCATGGGCAAACTACCCATCAATCACCAGATCATCTACCAGCTTCAGGATGTCTTCAACCTGCTGCCAGATGTCAATCTGCAGGAGTTTGTCAAGGCCTTTTACCTGAAGACCAACGACCAGATGGTGGTGGTCTACTTGGCTTCTCTTATCCGGTCTGTGGTTGCCCTGCACAACCTCATCAACAACAAGATTGCCAACAGAGATGCAGAGAAGAAGGAAGGTCAGGAAAAGGAGGAAAgcaaaaaggagagaaaagatgagaaggagaaagacaaagagaagagtgatggcaagaaagaggagaaaaaagagaaaaaataa